In one window of Vibrio sp. JC009 DNA:
- a CDS encoding DUF2947 domain-containing protein — protein MSYIDLNEYNRKWIFTHQSMPVEESDLELIKPMSQARSAQFWKENISSSSPDADRLAKEDWPRNSKNWSEEVDWMHCWESDDEALPELVLEHIQWQDDVTVYFCYEKYNVIETKWSVFKRNWKNFLFFDDGPILVGRRRGEALWFNSGGTVKLGNRK, from the coding sequence ATGAGTTATATTGATCTGAATGAATACAACCGTAAGTGGATTTTTACCCATCAGTCCATGCCGGTGGAGGAATCTGACCTTGAGCTGATTAAGCCAATGTCACAGGCGCGATCAGCTCAGTTCTGGAAAGAAAACATCAGCTCATCCAGCCCGGATGCAGACAGACTGGCAAAAGAAGACTGGCCGCGCAACAGCAAAAACTGGAGCGAGGAAGTGGACTGGATGCATTGCTGGGAATCTGATGATGAGGCGCTGCCGGAATTGGTGCTTGAGCATATTCAGTGGCAGGATGATGTTACGGTTTACTTCTGCTATGAAAAGTACAATGTGATTGAAACCAAGTGGTCGGTGTTTAAACGCAACTGGAAGAACTTTCTGTTTTTTGATGATGGCCCGATTCTGGTTGGTCGCAGAAGGGGTGAGGCGCTTTGGTTTAATTCTGGTGGTACTGTGAAGCTTGGGAATCGGAAATAA
- the tyrR gene encoding transcriptional regulator TyrR: protein MRLEVLCEDRLGLTRELLDILASMNIDLRGIEIDVVGIIYLNCPETDFETFSELMTQIRKISGVTDVRKIQFMPAERHNYELISILDNLPEPVLAINLKGQVDQVNHAAETLLGKDSDSLLGENISTLISTFAFSKWLDGDRVRQRETVVIEGIDYVMDIMPVYIQGESSNESIFASVLITLRAAAKQGGEIEFLADNNTLGFDHFVGISNRHKALMSHAKKLSMLEQPLLIEGETGTGKEMLARACHNRSSRADKPFLVLSCASMPDDVAETELFGNAPGALNQDEGHKGIFELADGGTVFLDEIGEMSPHLQMKILRFLQDGTFRRVGEEKEMHVDVRVIASTKQNLAQLTENNEFREDLFYRLNVLTLTIPSLRDRPSDVAALLELFLTKYSQQLGIDKPEVSEKLLEELSNYQWPGNIRELDNAVLRALTRITDSELSIEHFQLPKVESSFASAIGINLEGSLDDIMKEYEAKVLDRLFQSFPSSRKLAKRLGVSHTSIANKLRDYDIRKQ, encoded by the coding sequence GTGCGTCTTGAAGTTTTATGTGAAGACCGTCTGGGTCTGACCAGAGAATTACTCGATATTTTAGCCTCTATGAACATCGACCTTCGTGGTATTGAGATCGATGTGGTCGGCATTATCTACCTGAACTGCCCAGAAACTGATTTTGAAACCTTCAGTGAACTGATGACTCAGATCCGGAAAATCTCCGGGGTAACCGATGTGCGCAAAATTCAGTTTATGCCCGCAGAACGCCACAACTACGAGCTGATTTCAATTCTGGATAATCTGCCTGAGCCGGTACTGGCAATTAACCTTAAAGGCCAGGTGGATCAGGTAAACCACGCCGCTGAAACTTTGCTTGGTAAGGACAGCGATTCTCTGCTGGGAGAAAATATCTCCACTTTGATCTCTACCTTCGCATTTTCAAAATGGCTTGATGGCGACAGAGTCCGCCAGCGTGAAACCGTGGTTATCGAAGGTATCGATTATGTTATGGATATCATGCCGGTTTATATTCAGGGCGAATCTTCAAACGAATCTATTTTTGCCAGCGTGTTGATTACACTCCGCGCCGCTGCTAAGCAGGGTGGCGAGATTGAGTTTCTTGCTGACAATAACACGCTGGGCTTTGACCACTTTGTCGGTATATCAAACCGCCATAAGGCGTTGATGAGCCATGCTAAGAAGCTTTCCATGCTTGAGCAGCCTTTGCTGATAGAAGGCGAGACCGGGACGGGTAAAGAGATGCTGGCAAGAGCCTGTCATAACCGTTCATCTCGTGCAGACAAACCTTTTCTTGTTCTTAGCTGCGCTTCTATGCCTGATGACGTGGCAGAAACCGAACTCTTCGGTAACGCACCGGGAGCGCTAAATCAGGACGAAGGCCATAAGGGTATTTTTGAACTGGCTGATGGCGGCACTGTTTTCCTCGATGAAATCGGTGAAATGAGCCCGCACCTGCAGATGAAGATTTTGCGCTTCCTTCAGGACGGCACCTTCCGCCGCGTTGGTGAAGAGAAAGAGATGCATGTGGATGTACGCGTTATCGCATCCACTAAGCAGAATCTTGCGCAGTTAACAGAAAATAACGAGTTCAGGGAAGATCTGTTTTACCGCCTGAATGTACTGACCCTGACCATTCCTTCTTTAAGAGACCGCCCGAGTGATGTGGCGGCTCTGCTTGAGCTGTTCCTGACTAAATACAGTCAGCAACTGGGCATCGATAAGCCGGAAGTTTCTGAAAAGCTTTTGGAAGAGCTGTCCAATTATCAGTGGCCGGGCAATATCCGGGAGCTGGACAATGCCGTATTAAGAGCGCTGACCCGCATTACGGACAGCGAGCTCAGCATTGAGCATTTCCAGTTGCCTAAGGTGGAATCTTCATTTGCCAGCGCTATTGGAATTAACCTTGAAGGTTCGCTGGACGATATTATGAAAGAGTACGAGGCTAAGGTGCTGGATCGTCTCTTCCAGTCATTCCCTTCCAGCCGCAAGCTGGCAAAACGTCTGGGTGTTTCACACACCTCGATTGCCAATAAGCTGCGTGATTACGATATCAGGAAACAGTAA
- a CDS encoding 3'-5' exonuclease yields the protein MNYNRVVCFDLEMCCWNVDGKGTTGEIIEVGLAEIDLAKKEIVKRAQYYVKPEKDEISLFCSELTGITPRKIQKQGRPLAEVIQSMVKNFGGPNKIYAAWGRDDQILKLECKAKDIEMPFNEFINLATIFRMQNRLKDKRIGHRAAQESKEIEWEGRQHSGYVDAYNLAKLALEML from the coding sequence ATGAATTACAACCGGGTCGTTTGTTTCGATTTGGAAATGTGTTGCTGGAATGTGGATGGTAAGGGAACAACCGGTGAAATCATCGAGGTGGGCCTTGCCGAGATTGATCTGGCAAAAAAAGAGATCGTCAAACGCGCGCAATATTACGTAAAGCCGGAAAAAGATGAAATCTCGCTTTTCTGTAGTGAGCTAACCGGTATTACGCCAAGAAAAATCCAGAAGCAGGGCAGACCGCTTGCTGAGGTTATTCAGTCAATGGTGAAGAACTTTGGCGGCCCGAATAAAATTTACGCTGCCTGGGGCAGGGATGACCAGATTCTGAAGCTGGAATGTAAAGCAAAAGATATTGAGATGCCTTTTAATGAGTTTATAAACCTGGCAACCATATTCCGTATGCAGAACCGTCTTAAAGATAAAAGAATCGGTCACCGCGCCGCGCAGGAGTCGAAAGAGATTGAGTGGGAAGGCCGCCAGCACTCCGGGTATGTTGATGCGTATAATCTGGCTAAACTGGCTCTGGAAATGCTTTAA
- a CDS encoding DUF2760 domain-containing protein — protein MNFDMSLIPTTFDMLHGGLAASSLLLLAVAVSRKSKVIEKTVEKPVEKIVEVEKPVEKIVEVEKVVEVEKVVEKVVEVESKLKTASTDSAMQLLSIFQSEARLIDFLKEDLAGFSDEEVGAAARVIHSGGQKVLTDYVQLSHVRTEDEETRITLNEGFNPQAVRLTGNVTGSAPYTGTLIHKGWKADKVTLPKLAENYDASVIAPAEVEL, from the coding sequence ATGAATTTTGATATGAGCCTGATTCCGACCACTTTTGACATGCTTCATGGTGGGCTTGCGGCCTCGTCTCTTTTATTACTTGCAGTAGCAGTATCGCGTAAATCTAAAGTAATCGAAAAAACAGTGGAAAAACCGGTAGAGAAAATTGTAGAAGTAGAAAAGCCGGTGGAAAAAATCGTTGAAGTTGAAAAGGTTGTAGAAGTAGAGAAAGTTGTTGAGAAAGTCGTTGAAGTTGAATCTAAGCTAAAAACTGCTTCCACAGATTCTGCAATGCAGCTTCTTTCTATTTTCCAGAGCGAAGCGCGTTTAATTGATTTCCTTAAAGAAGATCTGGCTGGTTTCTCCGATGAAGAAGTGGGCGCAGCAGCCCGCGTTATCCACTCAGGCGGCCAGAAGGTGCTTACCGATTATGTGCAGCTTTCTCACGTTCGCACTGAAGATGAAGAGACCCGAATCACTCTTAATGAAGGATTTAACCCTCAGGCGGTACGTCTGACCGGCAATGTGACCGGCAGCGCGCCATATACCGGCACGCTAATCCACAAAGGCTGGAAAGCCGATAAAGTGACTCTGCCTAAGCTTGCAGAAAACTATGATGCGTCAGTAATTGCACCGGCGGAGGTAGAGCTGTAA
- a CDS encoding Hsp70 family protein, translating to MASPRYLVGIDLGTTNIVVAYSEIEKDLKNAPVTVFEIDQLIGPGEVVRKPLLPSFRFHPASGHFSSADLVLPWENQPVEGDIPSAIVGEWARELGSKIEGRQVSSAKSWLSHQGVDRKSEILPWVADNDVDKVSPVLATASYLNHVRQSWNYHNPINVLENQEVVITVPASFDESARKFTLEAAKLAGLDKILLLEEPQAVCYDWYSRHSESAKQELAEIPLVLVCDVGGGTTDLSLIEANINKDELSLNRIGVGEHLMLGGDNLDLALAHLAEQRLSKEKKLNASNLTKLIQQTRKAKENLLAPDAQESVKITMLGSGSRLLGGTKSIAVSKEEVHKIALDGFFPLTALDELPDKRKSAVVEFGLPYVADPAVSKHIAEFLQQHQSVSQNALGITDSTQPAVPVGLLLNGGVFNSELVTERVTKLLSGWNNNPVSVLSNPHPDLSVALGAVAFAKARRGAQLKIGGGSARSYLLHLPEKKGLGNALCLLAKGTEEGQEIRLSGRKFSLTLGEPVRFSILTSTHDKLTDDKAALNGALYKVDADLFTPLPPYITTLEGSSNGELHANQKERVEVQLACKLSEVGTLQIECVSTEDEAQRWAVEFEVRGKQELAQESEAISPKLLESLELIAFTFSGNKKSADPKTIKTLVKELERRLGKREEWDFKTTRQIFDALAKGRKRRRRSEQHEKNWLRLAGYSLRPGFGDLADEWRMDQAWNLYQHNIQYKNHQGWSDWWVFWRRVSGGLNQEQQEQILADIAKYLHPGSLRNAKVAKESQERGYEAMVRLAASLENLDVEDKVLLATWFINKATSQAQHAQAHWWALGRLGSRRLMYGSQHSVIPREQIEHWLPELIKQNWNKEPIIGFAAVMLCRKTGDRLFDVSEEFREQVIEKLKSSKVPQSWVSLVTEVKEMDESESKRAFGDALPHGLHLLN from the coding sequence ATGGCCTCTCCTCGCTACTTAGTCGGTATCGACTTAGGAACAACCAATATCGTTGTCGCCTACAGTGAAATTGAAAAAGATCTGAAAAACGCGCCGGTAACTGTCTTTGAAATAGACCAGCTTATCGGTCCGGGTGAAGTGGTCCGAAAACCCCTGCTGCCCTCTTTTCGTTTTCATCCGGCTTCGGGACATTTTTCTTCCGCTGATTTGGTTCTTCCCTGGGAGAATCAACCGGTAGAAGGCGATATTCCCTCTGCAATTGTTGGTGAATGGGCGCGGGAGCTGGGAAGCAAAATTGAAGGCCGCCAGGTATCCAGTGCCAAAAGCTGGCTGTCTCATCAGGGGGTGGACCGTAAGTCCGAAATACTGCCTTGGGTGGCAGATAATGATGTCGATAAGGTTTCACCGGTACTCGCCACAGCCAGTTATCTGAACCATGTCAGACAGTCATGGAACTACCACAATCCGATTAATGTGCTGGAAAATCAGGAAGTAGTGATTACAGTTCCGGCTTCCTTTGATGAAAGCGCACGTAAGTTTACTCTTGAAGCGGCAAAACTGGCCGGGCTGGATAAAATCCTTCTACTGGAGGAGCCTCAGGCCGTTTGTTACGACTGGTATTCACGCCACTCTGAAAGTGCAAAACAAGAACTTGCGGAAATCCCGTTGGTATTGGTTTGTGATGTGGGCGGCGGTACCACCGACCTTAGCTTAATCGAAGCCAACATCAACAAGGACGAGCTTTCGCTTAACCGGATCGGCGTGGGCGAGCACCTGATGCTGGGGGGTGACAACCTTGACCTGGCACTGGCGCATCTTGCGGAACAAAGGCTGAGCAAAGAGAAAAAACTAAACGCTTCTAATCTGACCAAGCTGATTCAGCAAACGCGTAAAGCCAAAGAAAACCTGCTGGCTCCTGACGCACAGGAAAGCGTAAAGATCACTATGCTGGGAAGCGGCTCCCGCTTACTGGGCGGAACCAAAAGTATTGCCGTATCCAAAGAGGAAGTTCATAAGATTGCCCTTGATGGCTTCTTCCCTCTGACTGCGCTTGATGAACTGCCCGACAAACGCAAAAGCGCGGTGGTAGAGTTTGGTCTACCTTATGTTGCCGACCCTGCGGTTTCAAAACATATCGCAGAGTTTTTGCAGCAGCATCAGTCCGTTTCACAAAACGCGCTTGGCATTACCGACAGCACCCAGCCTGCGGTGCCGGTTGGCCTGCTGCTTAACGGCGGCGTATTTAACAGCGAACTGGTCACAGAGCGTGTGACCAAACTGCTGTCCGGCTGGAACAATAACCCGGTATCGGTACTGAGTAACCCTCATCCCGATCTGTCCGTTGCCCTCGGTGCGGTCGCTTTTGCCAAAGCCCGCCGTGGTGCTCAGCTAAAAATCGGTGGCGGTTCAGCTCGTTCTTATCTTCTGCACCTTCCTGAGAAAAAAGGGCTGGGCAATGCGCTCTGTCTGCTGGCAAAAGGAACCGAAGAAGGTCAGGAAATTCGTTTAAGTGGCCGTAAGTTCTCATTAACGCTTGGTGAACCGGTGCGCTTTAGTATTCTCACCTCCACGCACGATAAACTTACCGACGATAAGGCGGCATTAAACGGCGCGCTGTATAAAGTCGATGCGGATCTGTTTACCCCTCTTCCGCCTTATATCACAACACTTGAAGGAAGTTCGAACGGTGAACTGCATGCTAACCAGAAAGAACGCGTTGAAGTTCAGCTGGCCTGTAAGCTTTCTGAGGTCGGCACGTTGCAGATTGAGTGTGTCAGCACAGAGGACGAAGCTCAGCGATGGGCGGTGGAATTTGAAGTTCGCGGCAAACAGGAACTTGCTCAGGAGTCTGAAGCAATTTCTCCGAAGCTGCTAGAGTCTCTGGAGCTGATTGCTTTCACATTCAGCGGCAATAAAAAATCCGCCGATCCTAAAACCATCAAAACTCTGGTTAAAGAACTGGAACGCCGCCTTGGAAAACGTGAAGAGTGGGATTTCAAAACCACCCGTCAGATTTTCGATGCGCTGGCAAAAGGCAGAAAACGGAGAAGACGCTCAGAGCAGCATGAGAAAAACTGGCTAAGGCTGGCCGGTTACTCTCTGCGTCCGGGATTTGGTGACCTGGCTGACGAATGGCGAATGGATCAGGCATGGAACCTTTATCAGCATAACATCCAGTACAAGAATCATCAGGGCTGGAGTGACTGGTGGGTGTTCTGGCGCAGAGTGTCCGGAGGTCTGAATCAGGAGCAGCAGGAGCAGATCCTCGCTGATATCGCCAAATATCTGCATCCGGGCTCACTGAGAAATGCCAAAGTAGCAAAAGAGTCTCAGGAACGTGGCTACGAAGCTATGGTCCGCCTGGCCGCTTCGCTTGAAAATCTGGATGTGGAAGACAAGGTGCTTCTTGCCACCTGGTTTATCAACAAAGCCACCTCTCAGGCGCAACATGCACAGGCACACTGGTGGGCGCTTGGTCGTCTGGGCTCTCGCCGACTTATGTACGGCAGTCAGCACAGCGTGATCCCAAGAGAGCAGATTGAACACTGGCTTCCGGAACTGATAAAACAGAACTGGAATAAAGAGCCGATTATCGGTTTTGCTGCCGTCATGCTCTGCCGTAAAACCGGCGACAGACTGTTTGATGTTTCCGAAGAGTTCAGAGAGCAGGTAATCGAAAAACTGAAAAGCAGTAAGGTGCCACAGTCCTGGGTTTCACTGGTCACTGAAGTGAAAGAGATGGATGAATCGGAGTCTAAACGCGCCTTTGGTGATGCGCTGCCGCACGGGCTACATTTGTTGAATTAA
- a CDS encoding IS110 family transposase translates to MKYSTVIAIDLAKSVFQVCKMNFDGKIIFNREMSRKKLLEFLAREKATLVAMESCSTTNYWARYAKEQGHEVKAIAPRRAAAFRQGQKTDANDAIAIAIAATQSQIKSCRIPTVEEQCQQSIVHMRDLLVRQKVSISNQLRSYLLEFGIPITKGDKALREAIPYVLEDADNGLTGQFRACLSQMYEQFINLIEQVEAFTQQLQQSIAQDKVCRRLQALEGVGPVCSVLLKVALGQAEHFSKGREASACLGLTPVQHSSGGKQKIGSIAKKCGHNMLRSALFRGALTVVCKLEKREARTGKEQWLKDLTTRRGKKVAAIALANKTVRTALAMIKSDEEYKPQPLVA, encoded by the coding sequence ATGAAATATTCTACCGTTATTGCTATTGACCTTGCAAAGAGTGTTTTTCAGGTCTGTAAGATGAATTTCGATGGCAAGATTATTTTTAATCGAGAAATGAGCCGTAAGAAACTGCTGGAATTTTTAGCCAGGGAAAAAGCAACACTGGTAGCAATGGAGTCATGCAGTACAACCAACTATTGGGCTCGATATGCTAAAGAGCAAGGGCATGAAGTGAAGGCTATTGCCCCACGTCGGGCAGCTGCATTCAGGCAGGGCCAAAAAACCGATGCCAATGACGCTATTGCCATTGCTATCGCAGCTACGCAATCTCAAATAAAATCCTGTCGCATACCAACCGTTGAAGAGCAGTGTCAGCAATCCATCGTTCATATGCGAGATCTACTGGTTAGGCAGAAGGTAAGTATAAGTAATCAACTGCGTTCCTATTTACTGGAGTTTGGCATTCCGATCACTAAAGGTGATAAAGCATTGAGAGAAGCCATTCCTTATGTTCTTGAGGACGCTGATAACGGATTAACCGGCCAGTTTAGAGCTTGCCTGAGTCAGATGTATGAGCAGTTTATAAATTTGATAGAGCAAGTAGAAGCTTTTACACAACAACTACAGCAGTCAATAGCGCAAGATAAAGTGTGCAGGCGGTTACAAGCTCTGGAGGGGGTTGGCCCAGTATGCTCAGTTTTATTAAAAGTAGCGTTAGGCCAGGCAGAGCATTTTAGTAAGGGTAGAGAAGCTTCAGCTTGTCTGGGGTTAACACCCGTTCAACACAGTAGTGGTGGTAAACAGAAAATAGGTTCTATCGCTAAAAAGTGTGGTCACAACATGTTGCGTAGTGCACTCTTTCGAGGAGCCTTAACAGTTGTGTGTAAACTGGAAAAACGAGAAGCCCGGACAGGAAAAGAGCAATGGCTTAAAGATCTGACCACAAGGCGAGGCAAAAAAGTTGCAGCTATTGCTTTGGCAAATAAAACGGTGAGAACGGCTCTTGCCATGATAAAAAGTGATGAGGAATATAAGCCACAACCACTTGTGGCTTAA
- a CDS encoding Hsp70 family protein: protein MENHNAKYSVGIDLGTTHCVLSYSEHGEETQVNTFAVPQLTAPGQVEEKSQLGSFLYQPHEHEMGEGSRTLPWTTEPNALVGAIARNLGSKTPMRLVASAKSWLCHGGVNRRDAFLPQGSPEEVEKVSPLRATELYLEHLKDAWNHKNPEQRLEDQDITLTVPASFDPAARDLTAEAARNVGFAHLTLLEEPQAALYSWINNSDDQWRNEVEVGDVVLVVDIGGGTTDLSLVAVTEEDGNLNLNRVAVGEHILLGGDNMDLALAYRIKMKMAQEGKDLQPWQIQAITQACRDAKEVLLDDADVQSVPIVIPSRGSKLLGSTLKTDLTKEEVQQTLVDGFFPQVQVSEHPMQSTRSALTQMGLPYAQDAAITRHIAAFLCKQSDATQDVFGGMFGEQQPVDFIKPTAILFNGGVLKSSLLEERLTSTINSWITQAEGTEAKKLSGLDLDLAVANGASYYGTVKKGNGVRIRGGIASSYYVGIESSMPAIPGMAPPMEAICVAPFGMEEGSSAQVEDKEFGLIIGQPVQFQFYGSTIRREDEAGTHLDYWKPEELEELPEIQVTLQASEGRNEGEVVPVKLASRVTELGTLYLEAVATDNGQKWHVEFDVRENATETEAETAEA, encoded by the coding sequence ATGGAAAACCATAACGCAAAATACAGTGTGGGTATCGACTTAGGTACCACGCACTGCGTACTTTCATACTCAGAACATGGCGAGGAAACTCAGGTTAACACCTTTGCCGTTCCTCAGTTAACCGCTCCGGGCCAGGTAGAAGAGAAAAGCCAGCTTGGATCTTTCCTTTATCAGCCACATGAACACGAAATGGGCGAAGGTTCACGCACACTACCGTGGACAACAGAACCAAATGCGCTTGTTGGTGCCATTGCAAGAAACCTTGGCAGCAAAACACCAATGCGCCTTGTGGCCAGTGCAAAATCCTGGCTTTGCCATGGTGGCGTAAACCGCAGAGACGCTTTCCTTCCACAGGGCAGCCCTGAAGAAGTGGAAAAAGTGTCACCTCTGCGCGCGACAGAGCTTTATCTTGAGCACCTGAAAGATGCCTGGAACCATAAAAATCCGGAGCAGAGACTGGAAGATCAGGATATCACCCTTACCGTTCCGGCATCCTTTGACCCGGCAGCGCGCGACCTGACTGCAGAAGCCGCGCGCAACGTTGGCTTCGCGCACCTGACTCTGCTTGAAGAGCCGCAGGCTGCTCTGTATAGCTGGATCAACAACAGCGACGACCAGTGGCGTAACGAAGTTGAAGTTGGTGATGTTGTCCTTGTTGTTGATATCGGTGGTGGTACAACCGACCTTTCTCTGGTCGCTGTAACAGAAGAAGACGGCAATCTGAACCTGAACCGTGTGGCTGTTGGTGAGCATATTCTTCTGGGCGGTGACAATATGGACCTTGCCCTGGCTTACCGCATTAAAATGAAAATGGCTCAGGAAGGTAAAGATCTTCAGCCATGGCAGATTCAGGCGATTACTCAGGCTTGTCGTGATGCAAAAGAAGTGCTGCTTGACGATGCAGACGTTCAGTCCGTGCCAATCGTGATCCCAAGCCGTGGTTCAAAACTGCTTGGCAGCACACTGAAAACTGACCTGACCAAAGAAGAAGTGCAGCAAACTCTGGTTGACGGCTTCTTCCCTCAGGTACAGGTCAGTGAACACCCGATGCAGAGCACGCGTAGCGCTCTTACTCAGATGGGTCTGCCTTACGCGCAGGACGCAGCCATCACCCGTCATATCGCCGCTTTCCTTTGCAAGCAGTCTGATGCGACTCAGGATGTGTTTGGCGGAATGTTCGGTGAGCAGCAGCCTGTTGACTTTATCAAGCCAACGGCCATCCTGTTTAACGGTGGCGTGCTTAAGTCTTCGCTGCTTGAAGAGCGTCTGACTTCTACCATTAACAGCTGGATTACTCAGGCAGAAGGTACAGAAGCGAAAAAACTGTCCGGTCTGGATCTTGACCTTGCAGTTGCCAACGGTGCGTCTTACTACGGCACGGTGAAAAAAGGCAACGGCGTGCGTATCCGTGGCGGTATTGCAAGCAGCTACTATGTGGGCATCGAAAGCTCTATGCCGGCGATTCCTGGTATGGCGCCTCCGATGGAAGCCATCTGTGTTGCGCCGTTCGGTATGGAAGAAGGCTCCAGCGCTCAGGTGGAAGATAAAGAATTTGGCCTGATTATCGGTCAGCCGGTTCAGTTCCAGTTCTACGGTTCCACCATTCGTCGCGAAGATGAAGCCGGTACACATCTGGATTACTGGAAACCGGAAGAGCTGGAAGAGCTCCCTGAAATTCAGGTTACCCTTCAGGCATCCGAAGGGCGCAATGAAGGTGAAGTGGTTCCGGTAAAACTGGCTTCTCGCGTAACAGAACTGGGTACCCTCTACCTGGAAGCGGTTGCAACAGATAACGGTCAGAAATGGCATGTTGAATTCGATGTGCGCGAAAACGCCACAGAAACTGAAGCCGAAACAGCCGAAGCATAA
- a CDS encoding GNAT family N-acetyltransferase, with amino-acid sequence MWRDLELNRLNIIADDIQIRFATTEDAKLVSHYFIKNREFLKPWEPDREDGFYTEEGWRKKLIKLNELHLMSLGFYCLIIEVGSGRMLGTISFSNIVRFPLHGCNVGYSLDENAQGRGIMRRALKLACNWMFEKQNMHRISASYMPRNLKSESVLRTVGFQQEGYAKDYLHINGQWEDHKLTALVNPGWQDKRK; translated from the coding sequence ATGTGGCGGGATCTTGAGTTGAACAGATTAAATATCATTGCTGATGATATTCAGATTCGTTTTGCCACCACCGAAGATGCAAAACTGGTCAGTCACTATTTCATCAAAAACCGTGAGTTCTTAAAGCCCTGGGAGCCTGACCGTGAAGACGGTTTTTATACCGAGGAAGGCTGGCGAAAAAAGCTGATTAAACTGAACGAACTGCATTTAATGTCGCTGGGTTTTTACTGTCTGATTATCGAAGTTGGCTCAGGCAGGATGCTCGGCACTATCTCTTTTAGCAATATTGTCCGCTTTCCGCTGCACGGCTGTAATGTGGGTTACTCACTGGATGAGAATGCACAGGGCCGCGGAATCATGCGCAGGGCGCTGAAACTCGCCTGTAACTGGATGTTTGAAAAGCAGAATATGCACCGCATTTCCGCAAGCTATATGCCGAGAAACCTAAAAAGTGAATCCGTGTTAAGAACAGTTGGCTTCCAGCAGGAAGGGTATGCTAAGGATTATCTCCATATCAACGGGCAGTGGGAAGATCATAAGCTAACAGCACTGGTAAATCCCGGATGGCAGGATAAAAGAAAATGA
- a CDS encoding TIGR01620 family protein — MSEFKTKQVFDETIKAEIETEDLTLKQQFEAKEKFVPEAIAESDEQEQEDEKELETIIRPSGKKKWLASGFLAAFTGLVGWQAVDTVTTALQTSDWLTVGWAAFSASIAGLGIGAIAKELWKLRKLRNHFSVHEQSEELLSSDSVGKGQAFCENLASEGGILKEDPYLDRWKNSINPSHSDSEILEMYDAMVISQQDKKAKELVAKLSTEAAMLVAVSPLAMADILLVAWRNFKLIDKLGEIYGVELGYWSRIKLFRLVLINMAAAGATEIATDASMDLLSMDLAGKVSARVAQGFGVGILTARLGLKAMALLRPIPWRKENQVRLGEIRKTLVLSLKDKI; from the coding sequence ATGAGTGAATTTAAAACCAAACAAGTCTTTGATGAAACGATTAAAGCTGAAATTGAAACCGAAGATCTGACATTAAAACAGCAGTTCGAAGCTAAGGAAAAATTTGTTCCTGAAGCGATTGCGGAAAGTGATGAGCAGGAGCAAGAGGACGAAAAGGAGCTGGAAACCATTATCAGGCCTTCAGGTAAGAAAAAGTGGCTGGCAAGCGGATTTCTTGCCGCCTTTACCGGACTTGTTGGCTGGCAGGCCGTGGATACGGTCACAACCGCTTTGCAAACCTCAGACTGGCTTACCGTGGGTTGGGCGGCATTTAGTGCCTCTATTGCCGGTTTAGGTATTGGCGCGATTGCAAAAGAGCTGTGGAAACTGAGAAAGCTGCGTAATCATTTTTCGGTTCACGAGCAGAGTGAGGAGCTGCTTAGCAGTGACAGCGTAGGCAAAGGGCAGGCGTTTTGTGAAAATCTTGCCAGTGAAGGCGGGATCCTGAAAGAAGACCCTTACTTAGACCGCTGGAAAAACAGCATAAACCCGTCACACAGCGACAGCGAAATTTTGGAAATGTATGACGCCATGGTTATCAGTCAGCAGGACAAAAAAGCCAAAGAGCTGGTTGCCAAGCTTTCTACAGAAGCGGCTATGCTAGTGGCGGTTAGTCCTCTGGCGATGGCGGATATACTGCTGGTAGCATGGCGTAACTTTAAGCTTATCGATAAGCTTGGAGAAATCTACGGCGTTGAGCTGGGTTACTGGTCACGTATAAAACTGTTCCGTCTGGTGCTGATTAATATGGCCGCAGCCGGTGCTACCGAGATTGCGACAGATGCCAGTATGGATCTGCTTTCAATGGATCTTGCCGGAAAGGTTTCAGCGCGGGTAGCGCAGGGCTTCGGCGTTGGCATTCTGACCGCCCGCCTTGGTCTGAAAGCCATGGCGTTGTTAAGGCCGATTCCATGGCGCAAAGAAAACCAGGTGAGACTGGGTGAAATCCGCAAAACTTTAGTATTAAGTTTAAAGGATAAAATTTAA